The DNA sequence GACGGCGGATGGGTGCTCAGCGGCAGCAAGGTCTTCATCTCCGGCGTAGACCAGGCGGACGCCGTGCTCATCGTCGCCCGCACCGAGGATCACCGGACCGGCAGGCTCAAGCCGGCGCTGTTCATCGTGCCCACCGACGCGGAGGGGTTCACCGCGCGGCCGATGGCGATGGACATCGTCGAACCCGACCACCAGTTCACCCTGTTCCTCGACGACGTGCGGCTGCCGGCCGACGCTCTCGTCGGCGCGGAGGACGCGGCGCTGATGCAGCTGTTCGCCGGGCTCAACCCCGAGCGCATCCTGGGGGCCGCGATGGCGGTGGGCATGGGGCGCTACGCGCTCGACGCGGCCACAGCCTATGCGCGGGAACGCGCGGTGTGGGATGCGCCCATCGGCGCGCACCAGGGCGTCGCGCACCCGCTGGCGCAGGTGAAGATCGAGCTGGAACTGGCCAAGCTGATGATGCAGAAGGCCGCAGTGCTCTACGACTCGGGCGACGACGGCGGCGCCGCGGAGGCGGCCAACATGGCCAAGTACGCCGCGGCGGAGGCGAGCATCAAGGCGCTCGACCAGGCGATCCAGACGCACGGCGGCGGAGGGCTCGCCGCCGAGTACGGGCTCGCCGCGATGCTCGGCGCCGCGCGCATCGCGCGAGTGGCCCCCGTGAGCCGCGAGATGATCCTCAACTTCGTCTCGCAGCACAGCCTGGGCCTGCCGCGGTCGTACTGACCCGGCGGGCGCCGGGCCGCACCCGCACACCGATTTCCGAGGAGCACAGCGATGACCGACAAGCAGGACTGGCCCCTCGTCCGTTACGACACGGACGAGGTACGTGCCACGCTGACCCTGGACTCGCCGCACAACCGCAACGCGCTGTCCCCGCGCCTCATCGCCGACGTCCGGGCGGGGCTGGCGCGGGCGCAGGACGACCCGGACGTCCGGGCTGTGGTGCTCACGCACACCGGCGGGACCTTCTGCGCGGGCGCCGACCTGAGCGCGGCCACCGGCTCAGGCCCCGCCGATGCCGGCACCGGCGGCGGGGAGTCGCCCGCCGAGGCGATGGCGGGCCTGCTGCGTGCGATCCTCGAATGTCCCAAGCCCGTGATCGGACTGATCGACGGGCACGTGCGGGCGGGCGGCATGGGGCTGGTCGGCGCGTGCGACATCGCGGTGGCCGGGCCGCGGTGCACCTTCGCGCTCACGGAGGCGCGCCTGGGGCTCGCCGCGTCGATCATCTCGCTCACCGTGCTGCCCCGGATGACCTCGCGCGCGGCCGGGCGGTACTTTCTCACCGGCGAGAAGTTCGACGGAGCGCGCGCCGAGGCGATGGGTCTGGTGACGGTGGCCGCCGACGACGCGGCCGCGGTGACGGACGCGCTGGTGGCCGAGCTCCGCAAGGCCTCCCCGCAAGGCCTGGCCGAGTCCAAGGCGCTGCTCACCCGGGCGGTGCTGGCCGGTTTCGACGCGGACGCGGGGCGCCTGTGCGAGCGGTCCGCGCAGCTGTTCGGGACGCCGGAGGCGATCGAAGGCATGACGGCGTTCCTGCAGAAGAGGGCGCCGGCCTGGGCGGAATGACGGCGCGTCCGGCCCGGGCGCGCCTGTGTGCACGACAGCGGTGAGGAGAGTGCGGATGACCGGCCGTCGTTCCGAGGTGCGCGAACCCCAGCAGGACCGGAGCCGGGCCACCCGGCAGCGGTTGCTCGAGTCGACGATCGAACTGCTCGCGGTGCACGGCTGGGCGGGGTCGACGGTGGCGGAGGTGGCCGAGCATGCCGGGGTGTCGCGAGGGGCCGCACAGCACCATTATCCGACGCGCGAGGACCTCATCACGGGCGCTCTGGAGTACATGTTCGACAGCCGCATGACCGAGCTCCGGGGCGGCGCGGCCGCGATCGGCGCGGGCCCGAGCCGTACCTTGCACGTCGTCCAGGGCGTGGTCGACCACTTCACCGGTAACCTGTTCAAGGCGGCGCTGCAGGTGTGGACGGCGGCGGCCGCGGACGAGCAGCTGCGGACCCGGATCGTGCCGTTGGAGGCGAAGTTCGGCCGGCACGCGCACCGCACCACCATCGAGATGCTCGGCGCGGACGATGCCGACCCGGTGGTGCACACACTCGTGCAGGCCACTCTGGACATGGCGCGCGGCCTCGGGCTGGCGGACGTGCTCACCGACGATTCCGCCCGCCGCGAGCGCATCGTGCGCCAGTGGGCCAACACGCTGCACACGGCCCTGGACTCCGCCGGCGCCGGTCGCTCCCGTCGCTGAATCCGGGGTTACCACCGGCCTCATGACGTCGCGCGGTTCCCGACCGTTCTCCGCCGCGACCCATCCGCTCGATGCTCGGCGCCGAAGTCCTACGCGAGAGCCGATTCGTCGGCGAGGGGCCGCCACGCGCCGCGTGCGCAGCTGCTGAACGCAGTGCACCCTCCGCCGTCGTACGCGGACGACCAGCGCGGAGGGAGCCACGTATGGAACGCCACGTCGTGCACGATCGCGAGGCACACGAGCCGGGTGCCGCCGGCCCCGATTCAGCCGGCTCCAGCGCTGCCGGGGGATGCAGGGCGGGTGCGCACGCCGCGTCGGGACCGCTGTACCCGCTGACCGACGCCCAGCGTGGCCTCTGGGAGGCGCAGCTGCTGGCGCCGGACGTGCCGGTCACGATCGCCCAGTATCTCGACCTGCCGGGCGCGGTGGACCCGCAGGCGGTGGCCGACGCGGTACGGATGACCGGTGATGAGGTGGACGCGGCGCGGACCCGCATCGTCCTGCGGGACGGCGAACCGTTCCAGATGGTGGACCGGGAAGTTCGGTTGGACGTCGAGCAGCACGACTTCCGGGGCGAGGCCGCACCTCGTGCGGCCGCGATGGCGTGGATGCAGGCCCGTGCCGCCGAATGCGTGGACGCACTCCGGGACCGGCTGGTCTGCAACGCGCTGCTGCGTGTGGGCGACGAACACTACATCTGGTTCTGCCGCGGTCACCACATCGTCTTCGACGGATTCTCGGCGATGAAGGTGGCTGAACGGGTGGCGGAGCGGTACGGCGCGCTCGTCGCGGGCGAGGACGCGGCTCCGCTCGCGACGGCCGGTGCGGCAGTGGTGCAACAGCAGACAGCTGATTACCGGCGGTCGGAGCAGTGGGCCGCCGACCGCGAACACTGGGCGGGCAAGCTGGACCCGCTGCCGTCGGTGCACACGCTCGCAGCGGGGAGGACGGCACCCGCCGATCCCTCCAGCCTGCGGGCCGGGGCGGCATTGCCGCACGAAACGTTCGCGGCGATCGTGCGGATGTGCGCCGACCGCGGGATCCGCCCGGAATCGGTGATCGCCGGGACGATGGCGTACTACCTCGCCTCCATCACAAGCGAACCGGAGGTGGTACTCAGCCTGCCCGTGGCGGCGCGGCCTACGCGGGCGTTGCGCCGACCCGGCGGCGTGCTGTCGAACATCGTCCCGCTGCACGCGCGTTTCCGCGCACAGACGACCGTCGGGGATCTCGTCGACGGGATGAACGTCGAACTCCGGACTGCGGTGCAGCACCAGTGCTACCGGTACGAGGACATGATGCGGGACGCCGGGGCGTCCACCGGGCGACGGGGATTCCTCGGCCCGCTGATCAACATCATGATGTTCCACGACGGCATCGATTTCGGTCCGGTCAAGGGGACTATGCACATTCTGTCGACCGGTCCGGTGGAAGACCTGTCGGTCAACGTGTACCCGGCGCAAGGCGGCAGCCGGACCGTCGTCGACTTCGAGGCCAACCCGAACTTGTACGACGCGCAGGAACTGCGGGACCACCACGACAGGTACATTTCGCTGCTGCACGCGGTCGCCACAGCCGATGCGTCGACGCTGCTCACCCGCTTGCCGATAGCGGGGGAGGCGGAGCGGCGGCGGGTGCTCCGGACCTGGAACGACACGGACGTCGAACTCGAGGCGACGACGCTTCCCGCGATGTTCCGGGCGGCCGTGGCGCGGTGTCCGGACTGGGTCGCCCTCGCCTCCGACGAGGCGGGTGCGGACTCGCTGACCTATCGGGAGCTCGACGCTCGCGCCGAGCGGCTGGCGCGGGTGCTGAGCGCGAGAGGCGTCGGGCCGGGATCGACCGTGGCGATCGCCGCACCACGATCGGTGGCCGCGATCGTGGCTGTGTACGCGGTGGTCAAGGCCGGTGCCGCGTACCTGCCGCTCGATCCGGACCATCCGGCCGAACGCACGGCGCACGTCCTGCGCGCGGCACGTCCGGCCTGCGTTCTGGCTGCAGCCGACCTGGCGGACGACGTGGCGGAGTCGGTGCCGATGACGCCCGCGAACCCTGAATCCGGCGGACCGGCCGGACCGGCTCCGATAATGCGGATCGACGGCGCGGGCGCACTGCTCGGGACGGGCACGGCCGGCGGCGGCGCGGAACTGCGCGATCCCCGCCCCGACGATGCCGCGTACGTCATCTTCACCTCCGGCTCGACGGGGCGGCCCAAGGGCGTCATCGTCACCCACCGGGCGATCACGAACCGGCTGCGGTGGATGCAGCACCGGTACGTGCTCGGCTCCGAGGACACCGTCGTGCAGAAGACACCGATGACCTTCGATGTTTCCGTGTGGGAGCTGTTCTGGCCGTTGCAGGCGGGCGCCACGATGCTCCTGCCGCTCGACGGCGGGCACCGGGACCCGGACTACCTGGCACAGCTGATCAGCCGTGCGGGCGTGACCGTCGCGCACTTCGTGCCGTCGATGCTGGCCGCATTCGTCGCCGAGCCGCATGCGGCCGCGTGCACCTCGTTGCGGATGGTCTTCTGCAGCGGCGAGGCGCTGCCGTCCACAACGGCGCGGGACTTCGACGCGGTGCTGGGGGCTCCGCTGCACAACCTCTACGGCCCGACGGAGGCGGCGGTCGACGTCACCGCCACCGAGTGCCTGCCGGGAGACCTGTCCGGCGAGGCGATCCCGATCGGGTCGCCGGTTTGGAACACGCGCACCTACGTGCTCGACGCCGCCCTGCGGCCGGCCGCCGTCGGCGCAGTCGGTGAACTGTACCTGGCGGGCACGCAGCTCGCGCGCGGCTATGCCGGCCGCCCGGCGCTCACGGCCGGCACGTTCGTCGCGGACCCGTTCGGCGGCGGCGGGCGGCTCTACCGCACGGGCGACCTGGCCCGATGGCGGTCCGACGGGCGCCTGGACTTTCTCGGGCGCACCGATTCGCAGGTCAAGGTCCGCGGTCAGCGCGTGGAGCTCGGCGAGATCGAAGCCGTGCTGACCGGCGAGCCCGGCGTCGGCCAGGCGGTAGCGACAGTGCTCGGTGAGGGCGAGCACGCGACGATCGTCGCGCATGTCGTCGGCGACCCCGCCGCGACCAGGGCCGGATCGTCGGGGCCCGGCCTGGACGGGCGCGACCTTCGCAGGCGGGTCCGCGCGCGGCTGCCCGAGTACATGGTCCCCGCGGCGATCGTGGTCCTCGACGCGATGCCGGTGACTGCCAACGGAAAACTCGACCGTGCGGCGCTGCCGCGACCGGATTTCGATGCGCGCGCCGACGAAAGGGAGCCGCAGACACCGGCGGAACGGGCCGTGGCCGCGGCCTTCGCCGAGATCCTCGAGGTGCGGAAGGTGGGTGCGGACGCCGACTTCTTCGACACCGGCGGCAACTCGCTGCTGGCGACGCAACTCGTGGCCCTGCTGCGTGCGTGGACCGGCCTCGAGTTGACGATCGCCGACGTGTTCGACGCGCCGACGGTCGCAGCCTTCGCCGCGTCGCTTCCCGACGACGTCGTCTTCTCCATCGAACACCCGCACACCGGCGGCGCGGCACTTCCGCCGCGCCCCGCCGTGGTCCCGCTCTCGCCGGATCAGCGGCGGCTGTGGTTCCTCAACTCGCTCGATCCCGGGACGGGCAACTACAA is a window from the Tomitella gaofuii genome containing:
- a CDS encoding TetR/AcrR family transcriptional regulator, giving the protein MTGRRSEVREPQQDRSRATRQRLLESTIELLAVHGWAGSTVAEVAEHAGVSRGAAQHHYPTREDLITGALEYMFDSRMTELRGGAAAIGAGPSRTLHVVQGVVDHFTGNLFKAALQVWTAAAADEQLRTRIVPLEAKFGRHAHRTTIEMLGADDADPVVHTLVQATLDMARGLGLADVLTDDSARRERIVRQWANTLHTALDSAGAGRSRR
- a CDS encoding enoyl-CoA hydratase family protein produces the protein MTDKQDWPLVRYDTDEVRATLTLDSPHNRNALSPRLIADVRAGLARAQDDPDVRAVVLTHTGGTFCAGADLSAATGSGPADAGTGGGESPAEAMAGLLRAILECPKPVIGLIDGHVRAGGMGLVGACDIAVAGPRCTFALTEARLGLAASIISLTVLPRMTSRAAGRYFLTGEKFDGARAEAMGLVTVAADDAAAVTDALVAELRKASPQGLAESKALLTRAVLAGFDADAGRLCERSAQLFGTPEAIEGMTAFLQKRAPAWAE
- a CDS encoding acyl-CoA dehydrogenase family protein, producing MSFIESDEQKQLRAAVAGLAARYGYVDYVLPRARRGEPLTELWDEAGKAGFLGVNLPEEYGGGGAGIYELALVQEELAAKGAGLLLVVVSPAICGTIIGKYGTEAQKDAWLPGLADGSRKMAFGITEPDAGSNSHRITTTARRDDGGWVLSGSKVFISGVDQADAVLIVARTEDHRTGRLKPALFIVPTDAEGFTARPMAMDIVEPDHQFTLFLDDVRLPADALVGAEDAALMQLFAGLNPERILGAAMAVGMGRYALDAATAYARERAVWDAPIGAHQGVAHPLAQVKIELELAKLMMQKAAVLYDSGDDGGAAEAANMAKYAAAEASIKALDQAIQTHGGGGLAAEYGLAAMLGAARIARVAPVSREMILNFVSQHSLGLPRSY